In bacterium, the sequence ATAAACCACAACCAACTGCAAGTCCAATACTTGTAACCACCCACAAACATGCAGCAGTTGTAAGTCCTCTAATCCTTTTTGTATCTTTAATTATTGCTCCTGCTCCAAGAAAGCCAATGCCTGTAACAACTCCATAAGCAATACGAGCAGGGTCAATACTCAATATTGGACTTTCAACATTTGAGAAGACATTATAAACATTGAAAGAAGAAATTAAAATTGTGGTTACTCCTATTCCTACAAGAAACATTGTTCTTAAACCCGCTTCTCTTCCATGTTTTTCTCTTTCAAATCCAATAATACCACTCAAAACGCCAGATAGAAAAATTCTAAAAATTTCTT encodes:
- a CDS encoding MgtC/SapB family protein, translating into MNITIGEEIFRIFLSGVLSGIIGFEREKHGREAGLRTMFLVGIGVTTILISSFNVYNVFSNVESPILSIDPARIAYGVVTGIGFLGAGAIIKDTKRIRGLTTAACLWVVTSIGLAVGCGLYTISLFTTFFSLFILYALKIIEHKILPDIYSTLTIVVSQENEKTLSELKTLLKNFQMKILSISFERDIENKISSFTFILRYNREKLVEELIKKLTNNKDIKKIIWK